A part of Streptomyces sp. DSM 40750 genomic DNA contains:
- a CDS encoding ABC transporter permease codes for MTSPTKAEGSGSAVTLDPELDSTSEVDKPKTLEGRSPGELMWQRFRRDRTGMICAGVVIFYFVLALLAPLVTSISGTNPYTLYGQDPTYVDVNPVLDDFGLPLGYFGGVSGDHWFGVEPQYGRDLFAMLMYGMRTSLYMALGVTGLLMVTGVIIGLIGGYFGGRTDYWIGRVTDFFLAFPQQLFFIAFMPVVTAFFVDPQEETPTYFRAVAILLVLWLLGWMSMARLVRSTVLSLREREFVEAAKVSGASPWRIVRKEILPNVVSPILVQFTYQLPSTILTIAFLSFAGVGFVEPTPDWGRLFAAGAKYAEQDPAFMFFPGVALVIFILCFNLLGDSVRDAFDPKSGR; via the coding sequence ATGACCAGTCCAACCAAGGCCGAGGGCTCCGGGTCCGCGGTCACCTTGGACCCCGAGCTGGATTCGACCAGCGAGGTCGACAAGCCAAAGACGCTTGAAGGCCGCTCCCCCGGCGAGCTGATGTGGCAGCGCTTCCGGCGTGACCGTACCGGCATGATCTGCGCCGGGGTAGTGATTTTCTACTTCGTGCTCGCGCTGCTCGCGCCGTTGGTCACTTCGATCAGCGGGACGAACCCGTACACGCTGTACGGACAGGACCCCACGTACGTGGACGTCAATCCCGTGCTCGATGACTTCGGCCTGCCGCTCGGCTACTTCGGCGGTGTCTCGGGAGACCACTGGTTCGGCGTCGAGCCGCAGTACGGCCGTGACCTGTTCGCCATGCTGATGTACGGCATGCGCACCTCGCTCTACATGGCGCTGGGCGTGACCGGGTTGCTGATGGTCACCGGTGTCATCATCGGTCTGATCGGCGGCTACTTCGGTGGTCGTACCGACTACTGGATCGGCCGCGTCACCGACTTCTTCCTCGCCTTCCCGCAGCAGTTGTTCTTCATCGCCTTCATGCCCGTCGTCACCGCGTTCTTCGTCGACCCGCAGGAAGAGACCCCCACATACTTCCGGGCGGTGGCGATCCTGCTGGTGCTGTGGCTGCTGGGCTGGATGAGCATGGCGCGACTTGTCCGCTCCACCGTGCTGTCGCTGCGTGAGCGGGAGTTCGTGGAGGCGGCCAAGGTGTCCGGGGCCTCGCCCTGGCGGATCGTCCGCAAGGAGATCCTGCCGAACGTCGTGTCGCCGATCCTGGTGCAGTTCACGTATCAGCTGCCCAGCACGATCCTGACCATCGCGTTCCTCTCCTTCGCGGGTGTCGGCTTCGTCGAGCCCACCCCGGACTGGGGACGGCTGTTCGCCGCCGGCGCCAAGTACGCCGAGCAGGACCCGGCGTTCATGTTCTTCCCGGGCGTGGCGCTGGTGATCTTCATCCTCTGTTTCAACCTTCTCGGAGACTCCGTACGGGATGCCTTCGACCCCAAGTCCGGGCGCTGA
- a CDS encoding ABC transporter substrate-binding protein — translation MKSLNSRRTRAIVVAIAAGSLVLTACSENKGNNSGTDSKKDQKEAAAQSKAVTYADAAASTGPAEEVPGAKSGGTIEIYQEQGLSHLDPGQTYVSDGGQIANLIYRGLTNFEEDGKGGVSVVGDLATDSGKSSDGGKTWTYTLKDGIKDQNGKEITSADIRHTVERTYAEFIFDGPNYLQTWLSGPKYREALPDGGYGKKHLPDSVLETPDDKTIVFHFDTARPDLPQTLAMPGYSIVPEETDTKEKYDKAPVSLGPYKISEYKVGKSLKLVKNDQWDPKTDSVRHQYVDGWNIDFGVTESTQTKRLIADQGASKNAIQLTGAVESTQIQNVITDPAVNKRTIKGYQPYVMVLNFNLDRVKNKAVRDAVTYAVNSKSLIAGEGGAYGGDPAPNLFAPTLPGYEAKYDPYGRLKTPSGNIEKAKELLKDVPASEKKLVFAYRNSENEQKRKVALEDALSKVGIEVVGKEIDAASFYEQIGKVKNPYDIYVTGWGQDWPSPGTVVTPIYDGDQVADGSPNYSHVNDPKVQELIKKALSQDPTEAQKTWQEAHHYILEEINPAAPLWYSKQFQLYGSNIGGARYSTESSYIDVTRLFLKS, via the coding sequence ATGAAGTCGCTCAATTCGCGCAGAACTCGCGCCATAGTGGTCGCGATCGCGGCCGGCTCCCTCGTACTCACGGCGTGCTCGGAGAACAAGGGCAACAACTCGGGGACCGACTCGAAGAAGGACCAGAAGGAGGCGGCCGCGCAGTCGAAGGCCGTCACCTACGCCGACGCGGCCGCGTCGACCGGTCCCGCCGAGGAGGTGCCCGGCGCCAAGAGCGGTGGCACGATCGAGATCTACCAGGAGCAGGGCCTCTCGCACCTGGACCCGGGTCAGACCTACGTCTCCGATGGTGGCCAGATCGCCAACCTGATCTACCGCGGGCTGACCAACTTCGAGGAAGACGGCAAGGGCGGCGTCTCCGTCGTCGGTGACCTCGCCACCGACTCGGGCAAGTCCTCCGACGGCGGCAAGACCTGGACGTACACGCTCAAGGACGGCATCAAGGACCAGAACGGCAAGGAGATCACCTCTGCCGACATCCGCCACACCGTCGAGCGCACCTACGCCGAGTTCATCTTCGACGGCCCGAACTACCTGCAGACCTGGCTGAGCGGTCCGAAGTACCGCGAGGCCCTGCCGGACGGCGGCTACGGCAAGAAGCACCTGCCGGACTCCGTCCTGGAGACCCCGGACGACAAGACGATCGTCTTCCACTTCGACACGGCGCGTCCGGACCTGCCGCAGACGCTGGCCATGCCGGGCTACTCCATCGTTCCGGAGGAGACCGACACGAAGGAGAAGTACGACAAGGCCCCGGTCTCCCTCGGCCCGTACAAGATCTCCGAGTACAAGGTCGGCAAGTCCCTCAAGCTCGTCAAGAACGACCAGTGGGATCCGAAGACCGACTCTGTGCGCCACCAGTACGTGGACGGCTGGAACATCGACTTCGGCGTCACCGAGTCGACCCAGACGAAGCGTCTGATCGCCGACCAGGGTGCCTCCAAGAACGCCATCCAGCTCACTGGCGCCGTCGAGTCCACCCAGATCCAGAACGTCATCACCGACCCGGCCGTCAACAAGCGCACGATCAAGGGCTACCAGCCCTACGTCATGGTGCTGAACTTCAACCTGGACCGCGTCAAGAACAAGGCGGTCCGCGACGCCGTCACCTACGCGGTGAACTCCAAGTCGCTGATCGCCGGTGAGGGTGGCGCCTACGGTGGCGACCCGGCCCCGAACCTGTTCGCCCCGACCCTGCCGGGCTACGAGGCCAAGTACGACCCGTACGGCCGTCTGAAGACGCCGTCCGGCAACATCGAGAAGGCCAAGGAGCTCCTGAAGGACGTCCCGGCCTCCGAGAAGAAGCTCGTCTTCGCCTACCGCAACAGCGAGAACGAGCAGAAGCGCAAGGTCGCCCTCGAGGACGCGCTGTCCAAGGTCGGCATCGAGGTCGTCGGCAAGGAGATCGACGCCGCGAGCTTCTACGAGCAGATCGGCAAGGTCAAGAACCCGTACGACATCTACGTGACCGGCTGGGGCCAGGACTGGCCGTCCCCGGGCACGGTCGTCACGCCGATCTACGACGGTGACCAGGTCGCCGACGGTTCGCCGAACTACTCGCACGTCAACGACCCGAAGGTCCAGGAGCTCATCAAGAAGGCCCTCTCCCAGGACCCGACCGAGGCCCAGAAGACCTGGCAGGAGGCGCACCACTACATCCTGGAGGAGATCAACCCGGCTGCTCCGCTGTGGTACTCCAAGCAGTTCCAGCTCTACGGTTCGAACATCGGCGGTGCCCGCTACAGCACTGAGTCGAGCTACATCGACGTCACCCGACTGTTCCTGAAGTCGTAA
- a CDS encoding ABC transporter permease: MLQFIIRRLAGAVVTLFLIGAVTFFLFIAGPSDYASLACGRDCSATRIEDIRQALGLNLPVAQQFWQFMSGIVTGRDFPDGHCAAPCLGQSFYSGDMVWDTIMDRFPTTLTLTAGGAICFLIFGVGAGMISAYRRGSTLDKVATGTSMVLSSFQIYFLGPIVLTIFVYSTGWMEDPKYVPITEDPAAWFIGMSIPVVVMATIFTAQYTRMARASMIEQLAEEHVRTARAKGMSKKYVFFRYAWRGSLIPIVTVLGIDISAMLGGAVVTEITFSLQGIGRLAVNGAMTKDLPLTVGVMMFGAFFILIVNILTDIAYAWIDPRVRLS, from the coding sequence ATGCTTCAGTTCATCATCCGGCGCCTGGCCGGTGCCGTCGTCACCTTGTTCTTGATCGGCGCCGTCACGTTCTTCCTCTTCATCGCCGGGCCGTCCGACTACGCCTCTCTGGCCTGTGGCAGGGACTGCTCCGCGACGAGAATCGAGGACATCCGCCAAGCGCTCGGCCTCAATCTGCCGGTCGCGCAACAGTTCTGGCAGTTCATGTCCGGCATCGTGACGGGCCGTGACTTCCCGGACGGCCACTGCGCCGCCCCCTGCCTCGGCCAGTCGTTCTACTCGGGCGACATGGTCTGGGACACCATCATGGACCGCTTCCCGACCACCCTTACGTTGACCGCCGGAGGCGCGATCTGCTTCCTGATCTTCGGTGTGGGCGCCGGCATGATCTCCGCCTACCGGCGGGGTTCCACGCTCGACAAGGTCGCCACGGGCACGTCCATGGTGCTCAGCTCCTTCCAGATCTACTTCCTCGGCCCGATCGTGCTGACGATCTTCGTCTACAGCACGGGCTGGATGGAGGACCCGAAGTACGTCCCCATCACCGAGGACCCGGCCGCCTGGTTCATCGGGATGTCCATCCCCGTGGTCGTGATGGCCACCATCTTCACCGCGCAGTACACGCGTATGGCTCGCGCCTCCATGATCGAGCAGCTCGCGGAGGAGCACGTACGCACCGCTCGGGCCAAGGGCATGTCGAAGAAGTACGTCTTCTTCCGCTACGCCTGGCGCGGCTCGCTCATCCCGATCGTCACAGTCCTCGGCATTGACATCAGCGCCATGCTCGGCGGTGCCGTGGTCACGGAGATCACCTTCTCCCTCCAGGGCATCGGCCGGTTGGCCGTGAACGGCGCGATGACCAAGGACCTTCCCCTGACGGTGGGCGTCATGATGTTCGGGGCCTTCTTCATCCTGATCGTGAACATCCTCACCGACATCGCGTACGCCTGGATCGACCCGCGCGTCCGGCTCTCCTAG